The following are encoded in a window of Magnolia sinica isolate HGM2019 chromosome 11, MsV1, whole genome shotgun sequence genomic DNA:
- the LOC131219506 gene encoding pentatricopeptide repeat-containing protein At1g08070, chloroplastic-like — protein MPFTSPFLLPHTKYLSRKAISLLQDSTNLCHLLQIHALIIKTSLHHNPFVLAKLLRRCSSLNPSPVTLSYARSIFDGISSPDAFIWNTMIRAYLNAQDPQESVSLFCRMRLQEGMVVDSFSLSLALQACGRSIDVRMGENIHTHVLKLGFGSDLFVQTAMMEMYAKVGDIKLARSVFDEMPECDLVSYNVLLAEYVRFGDIGSARQLFNMMPDRDLVSWNIMIHGYATSGDLGTARQLFDRSCGRDLVSWSSMITAYARSRQSTEALRLFREMQLSKVVPDGVTMVSVLSACGDVGALTIGKMVHDFIERSGIEVDVKLATSLVDMYAKCGDIENSLKIFNSMNVKDVLNWSAMIMGLAFHGYGEFALDLFSKMISEGIQPNDITFVGVLSACGHVGLVNRGRTYFSSMNDQYGVSPKIEHYGCMVDLLGRAGCLQEARELIRSMPFAPDAVVWRALLGGCKIHKNVELAEEAIINLLELEPHVDGHYVLLSNIYAQGKRWDKVANARKMMRGNSIQKVPGSSSIEVDGAVHEFVAGDKSHPKTEEIYGMLAEMTDRLIHTGFKPMTSLVLQDVDEQAKEDLLAHHSEKLAIAFGLLSTAPQSPIRVVKNLRVCNDCHSAIKLLSIIYDRLIIVRDRNRFHHFSGGFCSCGDYW, from the coding sequence ATGCCATTCACAtctcctttccttcttcctcacACCAAATACCTCTCTCGAAAGGCCATTTCTCTCCTCCAAGACTCCACCAATCTCTGCCATCTCCTCCAAATCCACGCCCTCATTATCAAAACCTCCCTCCACCACAATCCTTTCGTCCTCGCCAAGCTCTTGCGCCGCTGCTCTTCCTTGAACCCCTCGCCGGTAACCTTATCCTACGCACGCTCGATCTTTGACGGCATCTCATCCCCTGATGCCTTCATTTGGAACACCATGATCCGCGCTTATTTGAATGCGCAAGACCCACAAGAATCCGTTTCTCTTTTTTGCCGTATGAGACTTCAGGAAGGGATGGTTGTCGATAGTTTCAGCCTTTCGCTTGCTCTTCAGGCTTGTGGAAGATCTATCGATGTAAGAATGGGGGAGAATATTCATACccatgttttgaaacttgggttCGGATCGGATTTGTTCGTGCAGACAGCCATGATGGAAATGTATGCAAAAGTGGGGGATATAAAGCTTGCAAGGagcgtgtttgatgaaatgcctgagtGTGATTTAGTATCATACAATGTTTTGTTAGCAGAGTATGTTAGGTTTGGGGACATTGGATCCGCACGCCAGCTGTTCAATATGATGCCTGACAGGGATTTGGTTTCTTGGAACATCATGATTCATGGTTATGCCACAAGTGGTGATCTAGGCACTGCAAGACAATTGTTTGATAGAAGTTGTGGAAGAGATTTGGTTTCTTGGAGCTCGATGATAACAGCTTATGCCAGAAGTAGGCAATCTACTGAAGCATTGAGGCTGTTTCGGGAGATGCAATTATCAAAAGTCGTTCCAGATGGGGTCACTATGGTTAGCGTTTTGTCTGCATGTGGCGACGTGGGCGCATTAACCATAGGCAAGATGGTACATGACTTTATAGAAAGAAGTGGGATTGAAGTAGATGTGAAGCTTGCAACCTCTCTTGTAGACATGTATGCGAAGTGTGGGGATATCGAGAATTCACTTAAAATCTTTAATAGCATGAATGTGAAGGATGTTCTTAATTGGAGTGCCATGATCATGGGGCTTGCATTCCACGGATACGGAGAGTTTGCTCTTGATCTTTTCTCTAAGATGATATCAGAAGGAATTCAACCAAATGACATTACATTTGTGGGAGTGCTAAGTGCCTGTGGCCATGTTGGTCTTGTTAATAGGGGCCGAACGTATTTTTCATCCATGAATGATCAGTATGGTGTTAGCCCTAAGATTGAACACTATGGATGTATGGTTGATCTTTTGGGTCGAGCAGGCTGCCTTCAAGAGGCTAGAGAGCTCATTAGAAGTATGCCATTTGCGCCAGATGCTGTTGTGTGGAGGGCGCTACTTGGCGGATGTAAAATCCATAAAAATGTAGAATTAGCAGAAGAGGCTATAATCAATCTCCTTGAATTGGAGCCTCATGTAGATGGGCATTATGTGCTTTTATCGAACATATATGCCCAGGGCAAGCGGTGGGACAAGGTTGCAAATGCTAGAAAAATGATGAGAGGCAATAGCATTCAGAAGGTCCCAGGAAGTAGTTCGATCGAAGTTGACGGTGCTGTTCATGAGTTCGTTGCAGGTGACAAGTCACACCCCAAGACTGAGGAAATCTATGGCATGTTAGCTGAGATGACTGATCGACTAATTCACACTGGATTCAAACCAATGACGTCTTTAGTTTTGCAAGACGTGGATGAGCAAGCAAAAGAGGATTTGCTTGCCCATCATAGTGAGAAACTAGCAATTGCTTTTGGACTTCTGAGCACCGCTCCTCAATCCCCTATTCGAGTTGTGAAGAATCTTCGAGTATGCAATGATTGTCATTCAGCCATCAAGCTTCTTTCCATAATTTACGATCGTCTGATTATTGTTAGGGATCGAAACCGTTTCCATCATTTTTCTGGTGGGTTTTGCTCCTGTGGGGACTACTGGTAA